In Aureibaculum algae, the following are encoded in one genomic region:
- a CDS encoding nucleoside phosphorylase: MNTKRIPESELILNKDGSVYHLNLKPEHIADTIILVGDQDRVAKVANHFDSIIFETQKREFKTITGILKGKKLTVISTGIGPDNIDIVMNELDALVNINLDTRMIKPEHKKLSIVRIGTSGSLQKDIPVDRFVLSKYGLGMDGTLHSYACEQILESDIENAFIKHTDWSNRKARPYIVKGSTVLATLLSSNDTFSGFTATANGFYGPQGRVLRLALQDAKLNSKIDNFSFNGLKITNLEMETSAIYGLAKLLGHEALSMNAIIANRANGTFSKDTHKTIEKLIKYTLDKLVTA, encoded by the coding sequence TTGAACACAAAACGTATTCCCGAATCTGAACTAATTTTAAATAAAGATGGTAGTGTATATCATCTTAACTTAAAACCTGAACATATAGCAGACACCATTATTCTTGTTGGTGATCAGGATAGAGTTGCAAAGGTTGCCAATCATTTTGATAGCATCATCTTTGAAACGCAAAAAAGAGAATTTAAAACCATAACAGGAATTTTAAAAGGTAAAAAACTTACGGTAATCTCAACAGGTATTGGACCTGATAATATTGACATCGTAATGAATGAATTGGATGCATTGGTCAATATTAATCTAGACACTAGAATGATAAAACCAGAGCATAAAAAACTTTCAATTGTACGAATTGGTACTTCCGGTTCTTTGCAAAAGGATATACCTGTAGATCGTTTTGTTTTATCAAAGTATGGGCTAGGTATGGATGGAACATTACATTCATATGCCTGTGAACAGATACTTGAAAGTGATATTGAAAACGCTTTTATAAAACATACAGATTGGAGCAATAGAAAGGCTAGACCATATATTGTCAAAGGAAGTACTGTATTAGCTACCCTTTTATCAAGTAATGATACTTTTAGCGGCTTTACTGCAACTGCAAACGGATTTTACGGTCCTCAAGGACGAGTGCTTAGATTAGCTTTACAAGACGCCAAATTGAACTCTAAAATTGACAATTTCAGTTTCAATGGTTTAAAAATTACGAATCTTGAAATGGAAACTTCTGCCATTTATGGTTTAGCAAAACTATTAGGTCATGAGGCACTTTCTATGAATGCTATAATTGCGAATAGAGCAAATGGAACCTTCAGTAAGGATACACATAAAACCATAGAAAAGTTAATAAAATATACTTTAGATAAGCTAGTAACAGCATGA
- a CDS encoding DUF6048 family protein: MKPKHMLRYCINLLFLLFFTISFSQGIGSTKKDSVYLNKYGLRIGIDLYNPIHTVLDDARKGFEIVGDYRISKKYFIAAELGYIENTTDEDFINFTTNGSYIKLGIDYNAYENWLDMENMIYVGFRYGFSTFSQTLNSYTINNDPFYDDVSIVQNGQEFDGLNGHWGEIVLGVKAELFKNLFMGFSFSGKKILTSKQPDNFKNLFIPGFNRVFLNNSGFSFNYTLSYLIPLYKKAK; encoded by the coding sequence ATGAAACCGAAGCACATGTTACGATACTGCATTAACCTATTGTTCTTACTTTTCTTCACGATATCTTTTTCTCAAGGAATCGGGTCTACAAAGAAAGATTCTGTTTATTTAAATAAATATGGTTTACGTATTGGGATAGATTTATACAACCCCATACACACTGTATTAGACGATGCTAGAAAAGGATTTGAAATTGTAGGAGATTATCGCATTTCTAAAAAATATTTTATTGCGGCAGAATTAGGCTATATAGAAAATACAACGGACGAAGATTTTATTAATTTCACCACTAACGGTTCCTACATCAAATTAGGTATTGATTACAATGCCTATGAAAACTGGTTAGACATGGAAAACATGATCTATGTTGGTTTTCGTTACGGTTTTAGCACATTCAGTCAAACCCTAAATTCATATACAATAAATAACGACCCCTTTTATGACGATGTTAGCATTGTTCAAAATGGGCAAGAGTTTGATGGTTTAAATGGACATTGGGGTGAAATTGTGTTAGGTGTAAAAGCTGAATTATTCAAGAATTTATTTATGGGATTTAGCTTTAGTGGTAAAAAAATATTAACCTCAAAACAACCTGATAATTTTAAAAACTTATTTATTCCAGGCTTCAATCGTGTCTTTTTAAACAACTCCGGATTCAGCTTTAATTACACACTTTCTTATTTAATTCCGCTGTATAAAAAGGCGAAATGA
- a CDS encoding translation initiation factor, with amino-acid sequence MDLQDQLKNLFPEHKPEKEEKPKEKSTIWLQDDPIICKYEKRKGKPITILEGYTGATSDFKKLAKEIKTKFSVGGSFKDDKIIIQGDLRDKIMELLKEKGFAVKRVGG; translated from the coding sequence ATGGATTTACAAGATCAATTAAAAAATTTATTCCCAGAACATAAACCTGAAAAGGAAGAAAAACCAAAAGAAAAGAGTACTATTTGGTTACAAGACGATCCTATTATTTGTAAATATGAAAAACGTAAGGGGAAACCTATTACAATTTTAGAAGGGTATACTGGAGCAACGTCTGATTTTAAAAAATTAGCCAAAGAAATAAAAACAAAATTTAGCGTTGGTGGTAGCTTTAAAGATGATAAAATTATTATCCAAGGCGATCTTAGAGATAAAATTATGGAGCTTTTAAAAGAAAAAGGCTTTGCTGTTAAACGAGTAGGAGGATAA
- a CDS encoding substrate-binding domain-containing protein, with translation MKKITIGGVPEHFNLPWHMAIENNKFKDKHIDLQWKEFPGGTGAMCSALRDGSIDTAVILTEGIIKDIIAGNPSKIVKTYVDSPLLWGIHVAENSKFNSVQELKNAKIAISRPGSGSQLMAKVNAVKQGFNVDELKYVLVKNLDGGVQALSDGAADYFMWEHFMTKPYVDNGTFRRLDSLETPWPCFVIAVRNNILKEEPEAIKTMIKVINKQLKHFENPLENDKLIAHFSDRYQLKVEDVKTWLSLTKWNRKKTVSKKLINSIQNKLTDYDVIKENVPAKVLIKKMF, from the coding sequence ATGAAAAAGATAACCATTGGAGGTGTACCAGAACACTTCAATTTACCTTGGCATATGGCCATTGAAAATAATAAGTTTAAAGATAAGCATATTGACCTACAGTGGAAAGAATTTCCAGGAGGTACCGGTGCCATGTGTTCTGCATTACGCGATGGAAGTATTGATACTGCCGTTATACTCACCGAAGGTATTATAAAAGACATTATTGCAGGTAACCCTAGTAAAATTGTAAAAACATATGTCGATTCTCCTTTGCTGTGGGGTATTCATGTCGCGGAAAATTCAAAATTTAATTCCGTACAAGAGCTTAAAAATGCTAAAATTGCTATAAGCAGACCGGGCTCAGGATCTCAACTTATGGCAAAAGTAAATGCCGTAAAACAAGGATTTAACGTTGATGAGTTAAAATATGTACTCGTTAAAAATTTAGATGGTGGCGTTCAAGCATTGTCTGATGGAGCAGCAGACTATTTTATGTGGGAGCATTTTATGACAAAACCTTATGTTGACAATGGCACTTTCAGAAGATTAGATAGTCTAGAAACTCCTTGGCCTTGTTTTGTAATAGCTGTACGTAACAATATACTAAAAGAGGAACCTGAAGCTATTAAAACAATGATAAAGGTAATTAATAAACAGCTAAAGCATTTTGAAAACCCTTTAGAAAACGATAAATTAATTGCTCATTTTTCAGACCGTTATCAGTTAAAAGTAGAAGATGTAAAAACATGGTTATCACTAACCAAATGGAATAGAAAAAAAACAGTTTCAAAAAAATTAATTAATAGCATTCAAAATAAATTGACAGACTACGACGTTATAAAGGAAAATGTACCTGCAAAGGTATTAATTAAAAAGATGTTTTAA
- a CDS encoding DUF6452 family protein, producing MRKNITILFLIISTIIMLNSCERDEVCIDPITSNLVVVFYDFDDSESEKSVNNLAIEIIDIDGIGKSLDTVKIDSVGIPLNVYDNQTKIVLTANSKDDSQINRDTIIINYETEEVFVGRSCGYKSIFNNVTISRDFNDSDKWIKSLLLTQTEIEDETEAHVTILH from the coding sequence ATGAGAAAAAATATAACCATTCTATTCTTAATTATTTCAACAATTATAATGTTGAATAGTTGCGAACGCGATGAAGTTTGTATTGACCCAATTACATCTAATTTGGTTGTTGTCTTTTATGATTTTGATGATTCGGAAAGTGAAAAATCTGTAAATAATTTAGCCATTGAAATAATAGATATAGATGGAATTGGTAAAAGTTTAGATACTGTTAAAATTGACTCTGTTGGCATTCCATTAAATGTATATGATAACCAAACCAAAATTGTTTTAACTGCTAATAGTAAAGATGACTCACAGATCAATAGAGATACTATAATTATAAACTACGAGACCGAAGAAGTATTTGTTGGACGTTCGTGTGGTTATAAATCCATTTTTAACAATGTCACTATTAGCAGAGACTTTAATGATTCTGATAAATGGATAAAAAGTTTGTTACTAACACAAACAGAAATAGAAGATGAAACCGAAGCACATGTTACGATACTGCATTAA
- a CDS encoding isopenicillin N synthase family dioxygenase: protein MQNIPSVDLSDFLSDDPKRKQKFVNEIGKAYEDIGFVALKGHFLSDNLVDNLYSEIKKFFALPLETKHNYEIEGIGGQRGYVSFGKESAKGKKEGDLKEFWHFGQYVEDDNKLKAEYPDNVTVKELPEFNKVGKETYQMLEKTGVYVLRALALFLDLDEHYFDNYIKNGNSILRPIHYPPITSEPKDAVRAAAHGDINLITLLMGAQGRGLQVQNHKGEWLDAIAQPDEVVINVGDMLSRHSNNRLKSTIHRVVNPPRENWGTSRYSIPFFMHPISEMPLNCLENCIDSEHPKLYDDITAGEFLTERLIELGLIKK from the coding sequence ATGCAAAATATACCAAGTGTAGATTTATCTGATTTTCTATCTGATGACCCTAAAAGAAAACAAAAATTCGTCAACGAGATTGGCAAAGCCTATGAAGACATTGGCTTTGTTGCTTTAAAGGGGCATTTTTTAAGCGATAATTTGGTTGATAATTTATATAGTGAAATAAAAAAATTCTTCGCTCTTCCTCTCGAAACCAAACACAACTATGAAATAGAAGGCATTGGTGGACAACGCGGTTATGTTTCTTTTGGAAAAGAAAGTGCAAAGGGTAAAAAAGAAGGCGATTTAAAAGAGTTTTGGCATTTTGGTCAATATGTAGAAGATGATAATAAACTAAAAGCAGAATATCCTGATAATGTAACTGTAAAAGAATTACCTGAATTTAATAAAGTAGGTAAAGAAACGTATCAGATGTTAGAAAAAACCGGTGTTTATGTCTTGAGAGCTCTAGCTCTATTTTTAGATTTAGATGAACATTATTTTGACAATTATATAAAAAACGGCAACAGTATTTTAAGACCTATTCATTATCCACCCATTACCAGTGAACCAAAAGATGCTGTAAGAGCAGCAGCCCATGGTGACATCAACTTAATTACATTATTAATGGGTGCTCAAGGTAGAGGTTTGCAAGTACAAAATCATAAAGGGGAATGGTTAGATGCTATTGCACAACCTGACGAAGTGGTTATTAATGTTGGTGATATGCTTTCTCGTCATTCTAACAATAGGTTAAAATCTACTATTCATAGGGTTGTAAACCCACCTAGAGAAAATTGGGGAACGTCACGTTATTCTATTCCATTCTTTATGCACCCTATTAGCGAAATGCCTCTTAATTGTTTAGAAAACTGTATTGATAGTGAACATCCTAAATTATATGATGATATTACTGCAGGTGAGTTTTTAACGGAACGACTAATAGAATTAGGCTTAATAAAAAAGTAA